In the genome of Hevea brasiliensis isolate MT/VB/25A 57/8 chromosome 14, ASM3005281v1, whole genome shotgun sequence, the window TTTCTTTAGGATCAAATTCTCTTCATGGTAGCATCACTGAGGACTTGAAGAATTGCAGAAGCTTGCAGGTTTTGGATTTGGGTGGGAATTTGTTTTCTGGACAGGTTCCTGACTTGTCTAGTTTACGAGAATTGAGGATCCTGAATTTAAATGGTAGTGGATTTTCAGGGTCATTCCCATGGTATTCACTGGAGAATCTTACCAATCTTGAATTTTTAAGTCTTGGAGACAACCCATTCGATGCAACAAGCTCCTTCCCTGCTGAAGTTCTGAAGCTTAACAAGTTGTACTGGCTTTATCTTACTAATTGTAGCATCAAAGGCCAGATTCCAGAGGGTATATCAAATCTTACTCTGCTTCAAAATCTTGAACTCTCTGATAATCTTTTATCTGGAGAAATCCCAGCAGGAATTGGAAAGCTCAGCAAGCTTTGGCAACTTGAGATTTATAACAATTCCTTGAGTGGGAAACTTCCGGTAGGATTCAGCAATCTCACAAACCTGGTGAATTTTGATGCTTCACATAATAAGCTTGAAGGTGAGCTTGGAGAGTTGAAATCCTTGAAACAGCTTTCTTCTTTGCAACTATTTGAAAACCAATTCTCCGGTGAGATTCCTGAGGaatttggtgaactgaagtaccTAACAGAGTTATCTCTTTATACGAACAAATTCACCGGTTCACTTCCTCAGAAGCTAGGCTCTTGGAGCGACTTCATTTACATCGATGTTTCAGAGAATTTCTTGACAGGTCCTACACCTCCAGATATGTGCAAGAATGGAAAAATGACTGACCTTCTTATCCTGCAGAACAAGTTCACAGGCCAAATCCCAGATAGCTATGCGAATTGTAAGTCTCTGATTCGTTTACGTGTAAACAACAATTCACTTTCAGGTACTGTCCCTGCAGGAATATGGGGTTTGCCAAACCTTATTATCATTGATCTTAGCATGAACCTATTTGAAGGTCCTGTGACAACTGATATAGTTAATGCAAAGTCTCTGGGGTTATTAATTCTAGCTAACAATCAATTTTCTGGTGAGTTGCCTGCTGCAATTTCACATGCTTCTTCCTTGGTGTCAGTCCAGTTGAGTTCAAATCAATTTCATGGCAGAATCCCGGAAAGTATTGGTGAATTGAAGAAACTAAACAGTCTTTATTTGAATGGAAACTTGTTTTCTGGTACCATACCAGATTCATTAGGCTCATGTGTATCCCTCACTGATATAAACCTCTCTGGCAATTCATTTTCCGGGGAAATACCTAAGAGTCTGGGATCTCTTTTTACTTTAAACTCCTTGAATTTATCAAACAACAAACTTTCTGGTCAAATTCCAGTTAGTTTATCATCTCTGAGGCTAAGCAATCTTGATCTATCAAATAACCAGCTGACTGGTCCCATACCTCAATCTTTATCCCTTGAGGTCTTTCGTGAAGGCTTTGATGGAAACCCAGGTTTATGTAGCAATAATTTCAGGAATATTCGACCTTGTTCAGCCACTTCTAGCAATTCCAGTCACCTTCGAGTACTTCTATCTTGTTTAGCAGCCGGACTGctagttttggtcatttctgctggTTGGTTATTGCTTGCGAAGCAAAGACTGAAGAATCTTGATCATCCACTGAAGCAGAGTTCTTGGGATATGAAATCGTTTAGAGTACTAAGTTTTAGTGAAAGAGACATCACTGATGCCATTAAATCGGAGAATTTAATTGGCAAAGGAGGATCAGGAAATGTGTACAAAGTTGTCCTTGGTAATGGCAATGAACTGGCTGTGAAACACATTTGGACATCCAATACCAGTACTGATCGGAAAAGTTTACGGAGCAGCTCAGCCATGCTGACAAAAAGGGACTTCAGATCAACAGAATTTGATGCAGAAGTGGCCACATTGAGTGCTGTGAGGCATGTGAATGTGGTGAAGCTGTACTGTAGCATAACAAGTGAGGACAGCAATCTACTGGTTTATGAGTATCTACCCAATGGAAGCTTGTGGGATCAGCTACATTCTTGTAAGGAGATCAAGATGGGGTGGGAGTTAAGGTATGCAATTGCAGTTGGGGCTGCAAGGGGATTGGAGTACTTGCATCATGGGTTTGATAGACCTGTGATTCACAGAGATGTGAAGTCAAGTAATATTTTGTTGGATGAGGAGTGGAAGCCAAGGATTGCTGATTTTGGACTTGCAAAGATTGTTCAAGCTGGTGGTGGAGATTGGAGTCATATCATTGCTGGAACTCATGGTTACATGGCTCCTGGTAAAATCCTCTTCCCCTGTCATTTACTTCTTAGCTTCTCTCTTCTGTTCTTAGATTAGGATTTAAATGCTTGCCTAGCTAGTCACATTCTGCAGTCCAAATTGGTGAAATTTACTGTGCATAATCAAAATTGTCATGTTTTCCTATATATAATTTTTTGGAACTTGCTGCATAATTTGACTGTTTTCTGTGCTATGGAATGCAGAATATGCATACACATGCAAGGTAAATGAGAAGAGTGATGTGTACAGTTTTGGAGTAGTCCTAATGGAGTTGGTCACAGGAAAAAGGCCAGTAGAACCAGAATTTGGAGAGAACAAGGACATAGTATACTGGGTTTGCAGCAAAATGACAAGCAAAGAGAATGCACTTGATTTAGTGGACTCAAACATCTCAGAGAACCTGAGGGAGGATGCCATCAAAGTTCTGAAAATCGCTATGCACTGCACAGCAAAAATCCCAGCTTTAAGACCATCAATGAGAATGGTAGTTCAGATGCTGGAAGAGGCTGAACCACATAAACTTACAGATGTCGTTGTGGTCAAGAAAGAAGGTGGAGCTAGTCCAGATGAGAAATTGAAGGCCACCAGCATATATGATCTCAGCACTTGAAATTTTCTTTTGAAGCTTATTCACTTGCAGTAATGAGCATGTAATTTTTAGTTTAGTAGTTTACTGATATTATAGAACTCAGCCTGTGAAATTTGCAGCAGAACTTTAGATTTCTAGGTAGGAGAAGAACCTTAAGCATCTGAAAGAACAAGGATCTGTATTATTTAGATCTCATCTTTTTGTATTGAAGTTACACAAAATGACATTTTGCCTTGCAAATGTAATGCGTGTTCTTCAGGATGGCAATGCCCTTAGCAATTGCCAATGTGAATATGTTGGTTTAATTTCATTTATGGTTTGATTATTTAatcatttaaatttgattttcttgATTTCAATTTGCATAAAAATGATTTAATGTTAACTTGGAATTCAATTTAGAATGAATCTATATCACAATTCACCAATAGAGATTTAATTACAGtacaaattaaaattgaataattttattgattaaaactTCATTTATTTCATGAAAATCCGTATTTTTTAGTGTTTAGTTGCTCAAAAAGATGGGTTGGTCAAAGAGAAAAATCaatcatttttaaagaaaataaatttctcttttaactttgattttctatttttaaattttgataatcttattaaaatataaaaacacatatatatatatatataaatatatataatattagtttaatattgtaattaaataacagaaaatatttttatgaaatttttttttcaaaaaatattttctataaaaaatatttttttatatataagctATTTTTCACGAAACAAACTCagcctaattaaaattaaatgataatgattatattaataaaaaatataataattatttttaatggaattttTTGCTATAAGAAGGATTGGGTTTGGGCtagataatatattaaattaaattatttatgtttatttcttttatttaaattattagaatttaaatttaaaactttataaatttaGAGAAAAACTTATTGATGTGTCTATgcttaatttatataataaaaatacaaaatgttattttaaatttaaaccaATTTATCAATTAAATTAGTCTTGAGGTTAATATTTTTTCCTTTCACTATTTGTGGAAGCTATTTTTTAAGAAGTAATAGGTTTTCAAGACATTATATAAAACTTTAATTTATaactaaattatattaaattaaaaatattttcttaatattaaaaaaaaatctaatatctTTCTCTTTCTATAAGCTAACTctcatataattaaaaaaaaaataatattctatTTTTCCTCAAATccttttttttcatatattttatttataataaaaagaatattaaagaaAGCATTATAACAATTAATAAGTGGTTGTAAACATTTCTTCATTGGGGATAAGAGAATAAGTAAATTATCTTCAATTTTACACTTAAAAAGTGCTCATTAGGTTTTAGCTTTTGGAGAAGCCCTAatgtaagaaataaaaaaaaaaaaatttcctgctttttataaattataattatagttaattttagttatttttaaaagtttattatttttttaatccaaCCGTTAAAATTGAGAatagaatatttttttttaacaagaGAATAGAATAATTGAGGTTGAATAAAGactagagagaaaaaaaaaatccatgtttttttacattttaatagttaaaaaaattcagtcttttcaaaaaaaaaattcagttttttttttatttttaacttaaaaataattaattattttaaataatttaaatatttaattaacaaatatttaaaagtaaaataatttatcaaaataaaaaaaatagaaagttGTGTGGTATTTTTATGCTGTAGAGATTGCTAAAAagatactattattattattatttttaaattataagaataatataATGTTTTACTTAATTAatagtaattttaaaataaataaataataaaaaaataaaatattttactcgtcaaatttatttataagtagaaaataataaatatattaatatttaatttaaattaaaagttaaaataaattatttaaaataaatcaaaaataatttatctATTTATCTTAGAATTAATATCGACGATGTAAAAAATCAtgttatcttaataattttttttaaaatattaattttatcttCATTTTAATATCTATAACACTTAATTAGATATCTTTCTATACgtctaataaattaaattatttttaagaactttttaataaaaaaaacttaaactacttattaagtatttttattaaataattaattatatatttttaatttaatttttaaattaaaaaatatattttaagttaaaAGTAAATTCTGTTTATTTAAGAAATCAAACCAAACATTTTTAAGGTgaactaaaaaaataataaactttaaaatttaactaaattataaAAAGAATATAAATAGAAAAAGTGAATAAAGATTAAGGGAGTTTCTGGtaataaacttttaaaatttaactaaaattatataaaaaaaagactATAATTACAAAAAGTGACAAAAAGATTAAGGGAAAAATGTTTCTAAAAATTATGgtttttataaaaatatctttttgtccacttttatttatgttattttatcaaGGTTATTTgttattttgaaaaattaaagagtattaagtgattattttctatttttatttttattttattaattattttaattattttttaaaatttatcttattattttaaaataaaaagtaatttcattaaattaaaaaatattttattatacaataatattatgatttaattattcacttaattattctattaaaattttaaatcataaataaaagTGTAGGAAATTATAACTCTCACATAATTAATCAATAATCTTCTAATTTTCCTCAAATCCACTTATTCccatgttttatttatttaatattattttttgaaagTGTACAAATGCAAAGAACAGGAGAGAATAAAACAGAAAGCAAAGCATCATATGCAATTAGGCTGGCATTTTTTCATTGGGGAATCAGAGAATTGGTAAGTTATCTCTTCAATTCTTCACTTTAGAAATTGGTGTAGATGCCCAATCACTAATGGGTTTATTAGGTTTtagtttttccacagtttcactcACTCCTTCACTCGCTTCCTCtcctccctctctccctctccttcCTTGTCATCTTCCTTCCCTCTCTCATCCTTTCGCCAGTTGAGTCTCTCCCTTTATCTCTTTCTCTTTGCATTTATAGCTCTTAAAAAACTGATTTGGTGTGTTTTTTCTTCTTGTTTATGTTTTTCTTTTTGTGGATTTGTGTAATTGTGCAGGAAGGAGTTTAGTGTTACGTGTACGAAATCTTGGGTATAAGAGTGAATCACAACTTTTTGAGTTGATGGAACCGGGGAAGGCGATATCATCTGAGCTTAATCGGAATCTTTATGAACCAATTGAGCCGTATAGTACTGGTTTTTTTAAGGTTTCTGATCTTCACACTATCTACTATGAGCAGTCCGGAAATCCCAGCGGGCATGTGAGTGGTCATGCTCCATACTTGCAATTTTCAGTCTTTTCATGTAAATTTTGCATTTGGGTTTCttgtgtttctcaattttttttttggtttgtaTTATTTACTTTGGACATGTATGGTACACTTGTGCAAGCTAAGAGCGGATCATCGCTTTGGGGTTGGGTCGGTGGGTGGATGAAATTTGAATAGCTTAACTGCTTAGGCTTTGTTTGATGGAGTGGATTAGTTTAGAGCAGCTTTGAAACTAAAATCAAGTGAAAATGAATACTGAACCACTAATTTTTCTTGTGAAGGCCTCCACCTCCTTTTTGAAATATCATTGCTATGATGaatcctttattgcctggcataggCGTGGCGGTGGTCTTTATAGTTGGAGTTAAGGCCCATTTGTTTAACCTATGGGTTTGTTAAAATTATGTTTATTATATAGAAAATAACTAATAAAGATGTATATCATattatttgttttattattgaaatggacatttaattattaatttatcacatatatgagagataaaaatataattttttaaatatatttttttatgtatataCATATTTTTTGATCATATAAGAATGAATACTTAATATTATattacaatatttttatatttatccaTTATTTCTTATAATTACGAataatttattgatttaaattgaaataaagAGGTCTTTATATAATTCTTTGGTTGATCACTTGATCGAACTTGTTATTATCACATACAAGAGTAATAAGAGTTTTCCCTGTTGGAAAATGTCTGCTGATATGCCTGATCACTTTAACAGATGGTGATACTGAGGACTTGGACAGTAGTAGCATGTATTATAAGGTTGAATGAAGTCTGGCATTCTACAATGCTAATATTCTCAATGCTTTTAAAAGTTACATGCCTAGCTGTTGGCACGTGTAGAAGGTGATTACAGCATAAAATGAATTTTAGATTCAATGGTCTTACTTGACTTAAAATAGTTTGTCTTTATGGAAGTATCTTCCTGTGATTCTTCCTATCGAAATTTATACATGATTTCTTTTGTtaaagaacaaaagataattgacAATGAGTTTTCATGTTGTTTATCATATTATTAAACCCTTGTTGCAGCCGGTTGTCTTTCTTCATGGAGGCCCTGGAGGAGGAACCACACCAAGTAATCGTAGATTTTTCGATCCAGAATTTTACCGAATAATTCTATTTGATCAGGTTAATATTCTTGCTACTCATCATCAAGCTGAACTATATGCTGCATCTTGTCTCTAAATCATGCAAGTGTGTGCTCCTTTTTCACAGAGGGGTGCAGGAAAGAGTACACCTCATGCTTGCTTAGTGGAAAACACCTCATGGGACCTCATTGCTgacattgaaaagctaagagaaCACTTGGAGATTCCAGAATGGCAGGTCAAAATATTTTTCTGATTCTTAGAAAGGAAATTTGATGTTAACTTTTTGTGGTGGATTTTAATCTTCTTCTACCATACAGGTATTTGGTGGGTCATGGGGAAGTACACTAGCTCTTGCATACAGTCAAGCTCATCCTGACAAGGTGCATAACTGCTTTAGTGAAATTCTATTTCCCAGATAATTTAAACCAGGTTTTttgaaatataataataaattcttATGATGTAAAATTGATTCACGTCCCCCgttcatttttatattttttgcaaGGTTACTGGCATGGTCCTCAGAGGGATCTTTCTTCTGCGAAAGAAAGAGATTGAATGGTTTTATGAGGGTGGTGCTGCGGCTATTTACCCTGATGGTATGCTAAATTTAGATATCATAGTGGGTAATGTATTAGCAATCTAAGATATAACTTAAAATTTGCATTGTAGATTTTGTGGAAACTAATAGGAACTTAGTTGGCAGTTGCTACTCAGTGCATGTTTTAAATTAGATATcattaataaatcttacatgtAAGCTTATTCATTAGCTTTTTGAAGACCTGCAGACATGATGATgatttcttttttatgatttaattttatAGAAGATACAGAAAATTTGTGGCTGCAAGCAATTCTCCATTTCAGGGTATTTTTGTAACATGTGAGGTGAAATCTGACATTTGAAGGCTGCACAACTACCGTGCAGCCCTTGTTTCGGAGATAATAAACAATAAAGAAATATCAACCTTTTTTCAGCTGCAAAATAACTTGTACAACCAAATATTAAGTAGTTGGGAGAGAAATGTTATTTTATTGTATTGATTCTGATTAAACATGTAGAAGTATTCTTAAGTTGCTTGTGTATATGTTCTCATTGTACAGCTTGGGAACCATTTAGAGATCTTATCCCAGAAAATGAAAGGGGATGTTTCATTGATGCTTACAGCAAGAGGTTGAACTCTGATGATATGGAAACACAAGTAAGACTCTAAGAGTTGTCATCTTCTTTCAACAAATGCCTACATTTTCAAATTCGCACTTATAATTCTATGCATATACAAGTGTGAAATATGATGAGAATCAAGTGCATGTCTCTAAATTGCATTTGAACCAGATTCTTATTATAGAAATGATGGACACATTGCCTTTATAATTGCTTAGTACGCAGCTGCTAGAGCATGGACCAAATGGGAAATGATGACTGCCCATCTTCTTCCAAATGAAGAGAACATCAAGAGAGGGGATGATGATGATTTTTCTTTGGTAAGTGACTTGTGGGTCAAATATTAAGGTTTCTACCCTTTTCtctttgaaaagaaaattttgatgcattgttctatttgaaaaaaagaaaaaaacaattCAACTTACTATTTGGAAAGAAAATAAGTTTCAACAATTTTGCTTAAATTTTTATGAGCTATGTTCTTATTGAATAcctatttaattacatatgaggcATGTCTAGGGTATTTGTCATGGAGTCCATGCTCTATGTCCAATCAGTGGGTTTTATCTATTTCACTATGCAAAATATTCATACTAAACTTCATCAACTTATACGGTATTGAATAACTAAGTGTATTATTCTTGTACATTAAAATAAATGGCCTCAAAATGCCCAAAGTTTCTGCATTAAAAGAAAAAGGTTCATTGGAAAATTTTCTCAGTTGGGTGCTTGAAATGTTAACAATGCAGGTGAAAGTTAATCCATATGGTATAATTTTCTTGCATACTTTTATATTTGAGTATAATATTGTGAACCTGTCATCTTTCATCCTTTTGGCGCAATTTATTGAATGTCAGGCAGATTGATCTAGTTAATTTCAAACTGCTTAATAGTGCATGGGTAGGATGATTTAAATCTTGACTCGACATGTTTGTGCTGTCACTTGCAGGCATTTGCAAGGATTGAAAACCATTACTTTGTGAACAAGGGCTTCTTTCCATCAGATTCTTTCCTATTAGACAATGTTCACAAAATAAGGCATATAAATACTACAATTGTACAGGTATGCATTGCCTTCATTGCTATCCGTCAGAGAGCTCTTGTGGACAGATGGATTCAGTGATTAACCAATTAATCCTGAAGAAGGGTTCAAAACAATCAGTGTACCCTTTTTGATATTTCATCTGTTTCAGTGAGCAGCTGCTtacctttgtttttttttcttgGCCTATTTTTGGGCACAGTTTGGAATTGGCCTTCTGGAGGATTGCTGCGTGATAAAGTATATTTGTTTTTTTCCATCTATAATATGATCATTTCCTGCTGTTTGGCCATAttgtcaaaattttattttttatggttGTCTGAATGATACTGCTAAAGCTGTTGATATTGAAGTTATCAGTATTTCTTGAGCAGCATGAGGAGGTGGCACTTGAAGTTTGCCTCATCCAGATGAACCTTTTCTTGAATTCTTTTGCAGGGAAGATATGATGTTTGTTGTCCTATGATGTCTGCTTGGGATCTTCACAAGGCTTGGCCAGAGGCAGATTTTAAGGTACAAAAAATTTCTGGATGATGTTATACTTTATTCAAAGCAAATGAAGTGTGCGTGTGTGTgtttgtgagagagagagagagagagagagagagagagagagagagagagagagatgtgtTTCACTGTCCCCCTACAATTCATTTAGTCTCTAGGCATGTCTGATGTTAGCACCTATCTTCTAGTGTAGATTTTTGTTTCCCAATGAAGTGTATGCGTGCAGATTCTCCTACTCTGTTGCATATTTCAACATTGATGATGAACTATCATGGAGAGTTCTGTGTTAGTTATTAACAGTTCTATTGTGGAGTACAGCGTAACCCAATTTGTAGATGACCTTTTCAGTTTTTCTTACAAGTTGTAACCTTCCAAGTATCCATATTATATGGTTGCTGGTTATAAGCCTTTCTGAATTCGTCTTTTGCAAAATCTTGTAAGGGCATAAGAAACCCATCCATTGATGATTTGTTCTTTTATCTTTGACAAATATTTGTGTCAAAATTTGTTTTGTTTCTATCAAATGCTCATAATTTCTTTCAGCTGATCTAACTTGACAGTTGACACTAATTTTTATTATGGATATCTCAATGCCTTTGTATGAATTCTTAAAACGTTTTATTCAGTAGGCTGGTATTGCATCTGCTATTTCTGTTGACGGTCTAAATAGATTGGGGGTGAAGCATGCGGCTAGATGAAGCATTGGATTGAAGTTTGATCCATGCTTGGAGATCATACGTTTTCAATAATTAAAGATGTGATTTTGTTGTAAGATGATGTGTTTTCGCTGCAGGAGCAATTTTCTTTGTGTCCAGTAGATGTGACTACATGGAATTTTCCATTTCATTACTTCATTTctcctttttctctctctctctctctctctctctctctctctctctctatatatgtatatatattgggATAAATTACTAAGTGAGATCACTTTGAACAGGTTGTTGCAGATGCAGGACATTCTGCTAATGAACCCGGCATAGCTGCAGAACTTGTGGCTGCAAATGAGAAGCTCAAAAACATTATAAAGAATGGATCCTGAAAGGAGAGGTGCACGAAGCTGTCACGGTGTAAGATCACAAGCAGATACTGCGACAGATCCTTAGGGACATGAGTTGCTATCAACTGAGAAGTTTGATGCATGCTTTTAGCCGAACAGAATAGATCTTGAAAATAATGAGGAACTGTGTTATTCCCTAGTATGTCTTGCTTTCTTCAATGGAAGGGTGGATTTTCCTAGTTGGTGTTGAATCTTCAATCCGTCTACCTGCTTTGCTTACTCAAACTGTGAGAATAATAACAATGTAGATGCTTGAAGGATCTGTGAAATTATATGTCAAGTAATGTCCAAAGAGGTCGCGAATGATCTCTCTCTCTTGATATCCTGGTAAATTATAATCCCATggtggttttattttttattttttattttttaagtttttgaaaGGAGGCTGAAAGGTTGCAGGGTAGAATGGTTACTATTTTGTGGTGAAATTTATAGGGGAAATTATAAAAAAgtgattaaaaattttattctattctatttaatctatttttaaaaaattaattattaaaaaataatactatttaatattatttttaaataattatttgaaatattatttcatcaatttaattaataatttaaaaataaagtaaattgAATGAATAAATTAATAGTATTTAAAAAATCTTAGATAATTATTTAAGACTATAAGTAAAATAAAACAGTCAGGAGACTTATTCAAAATTGTTtccatttttatattttattttctgattccacgtcaaattaatttttctatgCAATTATAAATTAGagcttaaaataaattaaactgaaatgaataaattatttttataaaataagtgaaattatttttattttattcgattttagtttaatttatctCATCAATTTAATTACTAATGTAAAAGATTTAAGTAGAAtggaataaattttttttaaccactaaaattattttttaatttatttaatttcaatttagtttatttcattaatttaattaacaattttaagaataaattaaattgaaaatttaatattttaaaataattatttctttaaatttatatgtttcaatttaatttatttcatcaattcaattaatttttttaaaagttaaattaaatagaaaaaacTAAATGCCTTTACTTGAAAATGTGCTAAATTGT includes:
- the LOC110647263 gene encoding receptor-like protein kinase 7; this encodes MSVGKYSRQCYSLVFFFLLFLMQVSPTKSDELQMLLNLKASLNKSKTNVFSSWTGENSVCSFTGIFCNANGLVKEINLSQQQLQGVLPFDSICALQSLEKISLGSNSLHGSITEDLKNCRSLQVLDLGGNLFSGQVPDLSSLRELRILNLNGSGFSGSFPWYSLENLTNLEFLSLGDNPFDATSSFPAEVLKLNKLYWLYLTNCSIKGQIPEGISNLTLLQNLELSDNLLSGEIPAGIGKLSKLWQLEIYNNSLSGKLPVGFSNLTNLVNFDASHNKLEGELGELKSLKQLSSLQLFENQFSGEIPEEFGELKYLTELSLYTNKFTGSLPQKLGSWSDFIYIDVSENFLTGPTPPDMCKNGKMTDLLILQNKFTGQIPDSYANCKSLIRLRVNNNSLSGTVPAGIWGLPNLIIIDLSMNLFEGPVTTDIVNAKSLGLLILANNQFSGELPAAISHASSLVSVQLSSNQFHGRIPESIGELKKLNSLYLNGNLFSGTIPDSLGSCVSLTDINLSGNSFSGEIPKSLGSLFTLNSLNLSNNKLSGQIPVSLSSLRLSNLDLSNNQLTGPIPQSLSLEVFREGFDGNPGLCSNNFRNIRPCSATSSNSSHLRVLLSCLAAGLLVLVISAGWLLLAKQRLKNLDHPLKQSSWDMKSFRVLSFSERDITDAIKSENLIGKGGSGNVYKVVLGNGNELAVKHIWTSNTSTDRKSLRSSSAMLTKRDFRSTEFDAEVATLSAVRHVNVVKLYCSITSEDSNLLVYEYLPNGSLWDQLHSCKEIKMGWELRYAIAVGAARGLEYLHHGFDRPVIHRDVKSSNILLDEEWKPRIADFGLAKIVQAGGGDWSHIIAGTHGYMAPEYAYTCKVNEKSDVYSFGVVLMELVTGKRPVEPEFGENKDIVYWVCSKMTSKENALDLVDSNISENLREDAIKVLKIAMHCTAKIPALRPSMRMVVQMLEEAEPHKLTDVVVVKKEGGASPDEKLKATSIYDLST
- the LOC110647262 gene encoding proline iminopeptidase, which codes for MEPGKAISSELNRNLYEPIEPYSTGFFKVSDLHTIYYEQSGNPSGHPVVFLHGGPGGGTTPSNRRFFDPEFYRIILFDQRGAGKSTPHACLVENTSWDLIADIEKLREHLEIPEWQVFGGSWGSTLALAYSQAHPDKVTGMVLRGIFLLRKKEIEWFYEGGAAAIYPDAWEPFRDLIPENERGCFIDAYSKRLNSDDMETQYAAARAWTKWEMMTAHLLPNEENIKRGDDDDFSLAFARIENHYFVNKGFFPSDSFLLDNVHKIRHINTTIVQGRYDVCCPMMSAWDLHKAWPEADFKVVADAGHSANEPGIAAELVAANEKLKNIIKNGS